The Blautia hydrogenotrophica DSM 10507 genome window below encodes:
- a CDS encoding YifB family Mg chelatase-like AAA ATPase, with the protein MFSSVLSASIQGMEICPIQVEADLSDGLPSFSMVGYVSSQVKEAQERVRTAMKNTGLSLPPKRITVNLAPADIRKEGAGYDLPIAAAILSAAGRIPCESLQGILIIGEVSLSGKCNPVIGVLPVVRKARELGCHTCILPFENLQEGSMVPDIRVIGVRSLAQMRDVLLGKQKGERGKFHGDITKRQRYSADFREVQGQEGAKRAAEIAASGFHNLLLIGAPGTGKSMVAKRVPGIMPFLSEAESLEVSQIYSIAGLLSEEFPMMMRRPFRAPHHTASAQALAGGGKNPKPGEVTLAHRGVLFLDEMPEFSKRSLEILRQPLEDGYIRLSRVHGTYCFPADFLLLAAMNPCPCGYYPDMNRCTCSPAEIGGYLKRISQPLLDRIDLCAEAAPISYQALSSPSEQEGSAQIRQRVEKAVRIQKERYEGTTLCFNADLTPRGIEQYCEVSSQGRELLGKAYDRLKISARAYHRILKVARTIADLEESRMIQREHLEEAIGYRSLDKKYWR; encoded by the coding sequence ATGTTCAGTAGCGTGTTGTCGGCATCCATTCAGGGAATGGAGATCTGTCCGATTCAAGTAGAAGCAGATTTAAGCGACGGTCTGCCTTCCTTTTCCATGGTTGGATATGTGTCCTCTCAGGTGAAAGAAGCTCAGGAGAGAGTGAGAACAGCAATGAAAAACACAGGGCTTTCACTGCCGCCTAAGAGGATAACAGTCAATTTAGCACCAGCGGATATACGAAAAGAGGGGGCAGGGTATGACCTTCCCATAGCGGCTGCGATTTTGTCAGCAGCCGGTAGGATTCCCTGTGAGTCGCTTCAGGGAATCCTTATCATAGGCGAGGTCAGTCTGAGCGGGAAATGTAATCCTGTGATCGGTGTGTTGCCCGTTGTTCGCAAGGCAAGAGAGTTGGGATGCCATACCTGTATTCTTCCTTTTGAAAACCTACAGGAAGGTTCTATGGTTCCAGATATACGAGTGATTGGAGTAAGATCATTGGCTCAGATGAGAGACGTTTTGTTGGGAAAACAAAAGGGGGAGAGAGGAAAGTTTCATGGAGATATTACGAAAAGACAGAGATATTCTGCGGATTTTCGAGAAGTGCAGGGACAGGAAGGGGCAAAAAGGGCGGCGGAGATCGCAGCGAGTGGCTTTCACAATCTGCTTTTAATAGGAGCTCCAGGAACAGGAAAGTCTATGGTGGCCAAGAGGGTCCCGGGAATTATGCCGTTTCTCAGTGAGGCGGAAAGCTTGGAGGTATCTCAGATTTACAGCATAGCAGGACTTTTGTCAGAAGAGTTTCCTATGATGATGAGAAGACCTTTTCGAGCCCCTCACCACACAGCATCGGCGCAGGCATTGGCCGGCGGCGGAAAGAATCCAAAACCAGGAGAGGTGACTTTGGCACACAGGGGAGTGCTTTTTTTGGATGAAATGCCTGAGTTTTCAAAGAGGAGTTTAGAGATTCTAAGGCAGCCTCTGGAGGATGGATATATCAGGCTGTCTAGAGTCCACGGGACTTACTGCTTTCCAGCGGATTTTCTGTTGCTGGCTGCGATGAACCCATGTCCTTGCGGGTATTATCCGGATATGAACCGCTGTACCTGCAGTCCGGCAGAGATCGGTGGGTATCTGAAAAGAATTAGCCAGCCGCTGTTAGATAGAATTGATCTGTGTGCGGAGGCGGCTCCCATATCTTATCAGGCATTGTCTAGTCCAAGCGAGCAAGAGGGGTCTGCCCAGATTCGTCAGAGGGTGGAAAAGGCAGTGAGGATTCAAAAAGAGCGATATGAGGGGACAACTCTATGCTTTAACGCAGATCTGACCCCGAGAGGGATAGAGCAGTACTGTGAGGTTAGCTCACAGGGAAGAGAACTTTTGGGGAAAGCATATGACCGACTCAAAATCAGTGCCAGGGCCTATCACAGAATTTTAAAAGTGGCGCGGACAATCGCTGATTTAGAGGAATCGCGGATGATTCAGAGAGAACATTTGGAAGAAGCGATCGGCTATCGCAGTCTAGACAAAAAATATTGGAGATGA
- the dprA gene encoding DNA-processing protein DprA yields MEEIYYLDIECIERGSEKYPRRLRQLRGMPKKLYVRGELPRDDRPTIAIVGARACSAYGRRQAFLYAQEMSRAGVQVISGLAAGIDGRAHSGALEGGTPTFAVLGSGVDICYPKQHDSLYRQVWQSGGLISEKKPGTMPLGCYFPARNRIISGLADVVLVIEAREKSGSLITVDFAMEQGKSVYALPGPVDSSLSRGCHQLLEQGAGVAGSPQKILEEWGIQRETREDSAKKNSVRLARDLNLVYSGLDLQPKNLHEIVEYTHFSVTKTINCLTELELEGLVERIGHNFFVKKTIL; encoded by the coding sequence ATGGAAGAAATTTATTACCTTGACATAGAATGTATTGAGCGTGGCAGTGAGAAATATCCGAGGCGTCTTCGGCAGTTGAGAGGGATGCCTAAAAAGCTCTATGTGAGAGGAGAGCTGCCAAGAGACGATCGTCCGACCATTGCCATCGTGGGAGCTAGGGCATGCAGTGCTTATGGAAGGCGTCAGGCATTTTTGTATGCGCAGGAGATGAGTAGGGCAGGAGTGCAGGTAATCAGCGGCTTGGCGGCAGGGATTGATGGAAGAGCTCACAGTGGGGCTTTGGAAGGAGGGACACCTACGTTTGCGGTTTTAGGGAGTGGTGTAGATATCTGCTATCCAAAACAGCACGATAGCTTATATCGCCAAGTCTGGCAGTCAGGGGGCCTGATCAGTGAGAAAAAGCCGGGAACGATGCCGCTGGGCTGTTATTTTCCGGCAAGAAACCGGATTATCAGTGGATTGGCTGATGTGGTGCTGGTTATAGAGGCGAGAGAAAAGAGCGGTTCGCTGATCACGGTAGATTTTGCGATGGAACAAGGAAAGAGTGTCTATGCGCTGCCAGGGCCTGTGGATTCTAGTCTCAGCCGCGGGTGTCATCAGCTCTTGGAACAGGGGGCAGGAGTTGCCGGGTCTCCTCAGAAAATACTGGAAGAGTGGGGGATTCAAAGAGAGACAAGGGAGGATTCAGCAAAAAAAAATAGTGTAAGACTTGCAAGAGATCTTAATTTGGTGTATAGTGGTTTGGATTTACAACCAAAAAATCTCCATGAGATTGTGGAATATACACATTTTTCGGTGACAAAGACTATAAATTGTTTGACGGAATTGGAATTGGAGGGCCTTGTAGAGCGGATTGGGCATAATTTTTTTGTAAAGAAAACAATTTTATAA
- the topA gene encoding type I DNA topoisomerase, translated as MAKYLVIVESPAKVKTIKKFLGSNYDVQASNGHVRDLPKSQMGIDTENDFELKYITIRGKGELLTKLRKAAKKADKIYLATDPDREGEAISWHLTQALKVDDEKMQRITFNEITKTAVKSSIKQARRLNMNLVEAQQARRVLDRLVGYSISPLLWVKVKRGLSAGRVQSVALRIIGDREDEINSFIPEEYWDLEGEFQVEGEKKPLIAKFYGTKKKVQIQNKEQMDEILSELGQCSYEVAEVKKGERHKNAPLPFTTSTLQQEAAKTLNFSTQKTMRLAQQLYEGIDIKGNGTVGVITYLRTDSTRISEEADKAAREYIDSEYGKEYVAAVPKTSGSKQKIQDAHEAIRPTDITRTPLSLKESLSRDQYRLYQLIWKRFTASRMSSAKYETTSVKISAGKYYFTVAASRIVFQGFQSVYSQEEDVKKKENVLAKSLTKGMPLKLLKLQPEQHFTQPPAHYTEASLVKTLEELGIGRPSTYAPTITTIIKRRYISKENKNLYMTELGEVVNNIMKQAFPSIVDVNFTATMEGLLDCVEAGTVQWKTVVRNFYPDLKKDVEIAEKELEQVKIEDEVTDVICEECGRNMVIKYGPHGRFLACPGFPECRNTKPYYEKIGVPCPICGKDVVLKKTKKGRKYYGCEANPECEFMSWQKPSKEKCPNCGSYMVEKGNKLVCSNETCGFVKKIQEEEPIKA; from the coding sequence ATGGCGAAATATTTGGTGATTGTGGAATCACCCGCAAAAGTTAAGACGATTAAAAAATTTTTGGGAAGCAATTATGACGTACAGGCTTCTAACGGGCATGTAAGAGATCTACCGAAAAGTCAGATGGGAATTGATACAGAAAATGACTTTGAGTTGAAATATATCACGATCCGGGGAAAAGGGGAATTGCTGACAAAGCTGAGAAAAGCAGCGAAAAAAGCGGATAAAATTTATCTGGCGACGGACCCTGACCGGGAAGGGGAGGCGATATCCTGGCATTTGACACAAGCCTTAAAGGTTGACGACGAAAAAATGCAGAGGATTACCTTCAATGAGATCACAAAAACAGCGGTAAAATCTTCCATAAAACAGGCGCGCAGACTGAATATGAATCTGGTGGAGGCTCAGCAGGCCAGGAGGGTGCTGGACCGACTGGTGGGATACAGTATCAGTCCTCTGCTATGGGTGAAAGTAAAAAGAGGTCTGAGTGCAGGAAGAGTACAGTCGGTGGCTCTTAGAATTATCGGAGATCGGGAAGATGAAATCAATTCCTTCATCCCAGAAGAGTACTGGGATTTAGAAGGAGAGTTCCAGGTGGAAGGCGAGAAGAAACCGCTGATAGCCAAGTTTTATGGTACAAAGAAGAAGGTACAGATTCAGAATAAAGAACAGATGGATGAGATTCTGTCTGAGTTAGGACAGTGTTCCTACGAGGTAGCAGAGGTGAAAAAAGGGGAGCGGCACAAAAATGCACCGCTGCCGTTTACCACCAGTACATTGCAACAGGAAGCGGCCAAGACGCTGAATTTTTCTACTCAAAAGACCATGCGCTTGGCTCAACAGCTGTATGAAGGAATTGACATCAAGGGAAATGGCACAGTGGGCGTTATCACATACCTGCGTACAGATTCAACCCGAATTTCAGAAGAGGCGGACAAAGCAGCCAGAGAATATATTGACAGTGAGTATGGAAAAGAGTATGTGGCGGCAGTCCCGAAAACCTCTGGCAGCAAACAGAAGATTCAGGATGCCCATGAGGCAATTCGGCCCACAGATATTACCAGGACACCGTTGTCTTTAAAAGAATCACTCTCGAGGGACCAGTATCGTTTATATCAGTTGATTTGGAAGCGTTTTACGGCCAGTCGTATGAGCAGTGCAAAATATGAGACGACATCCGTTAAGATATCAGCAGGTAAGTACTATTTTACGGTTGCTGCCTCCAGAATTGTCTTTCAAGGCTTCCAGTCTGTGTACAGTCAGGAGGAAGACGTAAAGAAAAAGGAGAATGTTCTGGCTAAGAGTCTGACAAAAGGCATGCCGTTGAAGCTGCTGAAGCTTCAGCCGGAACAGCACTTTACTCAGCCGCCGGCACATTATACGGAAGCATCTTTGGTTAAGACCTTAGAAGAGTTAGGGATTGGAAGGCCTAGTACCTATGCGCCAACAATCACGACGATTATCAAACGACGGTATATCTCCAAAGAGAATAAGAATCTGTATATGACCGAGTTGGGAGAAGTGGTGAATAACATCATGAAACAGGCATTTCCCAGCATTGTGGATGTAAATTTTACAGCGACGATGGAGGGGCTTTTGGACTGTGTAGAAGCGGGCACAGTACAGTGGAAGACGGTTGTCAGAAACTTCTATCCGGATTTGAAAAAAGATGTGGAGATTGCGGAAAAAGAATTGGAGCAGGTGAAGATTGAAGATGAGGTCACAGATGTGATCTGTGAAGAATGTGGAAGAAATATGGTGATCAAATATGGACCCCATGGACGCTTTTTGGCCTGCCCTGGCTTTCCAGAGTGCCGGAATACAAAACCTTATTATGAAAAGATTGGAGTTCCCTGTCCTATATGTGGAAAAGACGTGGTTCTGAAAAAGACCAAGAAAGGACGTAAGTATTACGGATGTGAGGCAAATCCAGAGTG